A stretch of DNA from Aliarcobacter thereius LMG 24486:
CTCTAAAGCCAAGATAATTTCCAACAAGTTCATGATCTAAAGCTTCTGATGGTAGTTTCTTATTTTCCAATAATAAACTAACAAACTTTATATATTTTTCATAGTGTTTATCAGACAGCTTTGTTTTACCATAATCTTTTATAAACTGTTTTGTTCTAAATAGTTTATACATATTTTATAAATCTTTTAAAGTGATTTCTTCACCCTTAAACTCTT
This window harbors:
- a CDS encoding type II toxin-antitoxin system RelE/ParE family toxin → MYKLFRTKQFIKDYGKTKLSDKHYEKYIKFVSLLLENKKLPSEALDHELVGNYLGFRECHISGDMLLIYIIEDGYLKLTRIGTHNQLFNS